The Oryza sativa Japonica Group chromosome 11, ASM3414082v1 DNA window ctTCCACTTGGCGACGGTGAGGAAGTACCACGACTTGCCGTCGTGGCCGTACGCACTGTGCGCCTCCGTCAGCGTCGCCGGGTCGGAGCCGTAGACGTCGGCTTCCCGGACAATGTCCCGGAGCTCCTCGCTCGGCCGGCCGGTGATCCAGTGGTTGAGGTAGTCGCGGATGAGCTGCTCCGGCTTCGGCACGAAGAAGTATCCCGAGGGCACCGTCACGTCCGGGCCCTTCTGCTTCTTGTCATCTTCTTCCGCCATTGATGGTGATCCTCGTCGTGCGTTTCAAAACTAGGTTTTCGCGCGCgcgctcgatcgatcgaattCGTGTCGCTGTGAAAGGCAAGAGCATAGGTTGGTGTTGAATTTATTTGGCATAATGTCGttgattcgagttcgaatcggtgAAGAATCTCGAGTCCGAgaaggggggcggcggcggcggcggccagagcACGGCGGCCCTCCCCCGAGTGGATCCGGGGTCAGCCGCCCTCCTCCCACGCggatccggcgccggcgccctccaccgcggcgacgacgacgacggcggacagcggcggcgagctcgggcgcggcgaagacgacggcagcgggcggcggcggcgctgcgagTTGTGCCATGTGCCGCCGCCCTCGACGCAGCGGTTGATCCGGCCGgcggtgccggcgccgcccctgccgccctTCCACTTGGCGGATCCGGCGCGGTGGTGAGCTCGGGCGCCGGCgggtaggtttttttttttcttttggaattttattttttttcgtgattttttatttttgcatgctgTTGGCTTAAGCGCCCGCAAGCGAAAATCgaattttcgcatgcggtcgcCCTAGCCGCATGCAAAGATCACGCATGCGGCTGTTTTCGCGCGCTCGATCGATTCGTGTCGCTGTGAAAGGCAAGAGCACAGGTTGGTGTTGAATTTATTTGGCATAATCTCGTTCGTTCGAGTTTGAATCGGTGAAGATCTCGAGTCCGAGAAGGCAAGAACGACAGGGTTGCCATTTCGAAAGTCTCCGACTCGGACTCTCGGAGTCGGCAGCTACTGGCTAGCCAAGCTGTGTTCTCCGTTCCATTTCGTTTAGTACCGCACTGTTTAGTGACATTGAGAATGGCGGGCACAAATACACCGCTACATCCATGGATTCTCACAGAGCCAGATAGCGCTGGCGTCGTAACCCAAGTTTTCGGGGGACAAGGTGGGTGTGTGGGTTGGAGTTAGGACACATCGTGAATTCTCGAGAGTGACGGCCTTGCAGCGGCATGCGCCGCGGTTGGTGGAGTAGGCACAGGCGCCTGATGATAAGTTTTTTCCCCTCGTGGGAGCCTTCGGTAGGCCTTGTGTGAAAAACCAGACTTACATTACAAATCTATACGGAGTTGCCCCGGAGGTCGCCTTCACTCCTAGACCGAGCGACTGCTCCAGCACACCACCACCTTTTTTTATATTCAGtttatgttaaaaaaatatttgaccatatcttttttttttgtacaaatTCAGAAAATGCAGTTATTTGACCACATCTTCATATATCTATCGGCCAAAAATGAGCTTAACATTGATATATTCAGATATTGGCAGTTTATTTGGCCACATCTTCAGACATCTATTGGGCAAAAAATACAGTTTCTGCAGTTTATCTCATGACATCTTCAGCCTGGCACATCAGTGCGCCCCCACCCCCAAACCAACATATGCCGGGTAAAATAAGCTCAATACAGACATGTCCTATCTAGCACTTTATTTGTCGGAACTCCTTCCTAATAGAGTAGCAATTCTTTGCGTGGCTATCGGAAAAGATGAATTGAAATTCAGTGCAGTACTAACTTTGCTGCAAGTAATTTCAACCATCCATTTTTTTCAGCAAATAGTTGAGATCTGATACTACAGTCTACAGTTGTATTATTGTTACAGTACCTCTAGTTTTCTCCGCGTGTGAATAGTACTACATATAATTTAGACCCTTGAATTTACATCAAACGGTCCATCGGATCCAAATCCACAAAAGAAAGGCTACCAACAACGCAAAATCTATTCAAAAAGAACATTTGCCAACTCTCCAATATGTGAGATATGCAACCAAGACCTGGAATACGCTACTCATTTTTGTTTCCGTTGCCCTGCTGCGATGGAATTCTGCACTGCAATTCAAGTTAACGCCAAAATCACCCGGACTGAAGGACTACACATCAGCTACAACTGATAATTCAAGCGATATCAAAGCACTTCGAAACTTTCATTTCACTCGGCTTAGTCCTTTCTATGAGTCATTTCACAAATGCATTGAATTTGTGGGCTGATCGATATGCGATTTCTAGGCGGAAGAGTCATTACATCATTTTCGGAGCTATCCTCACATACATGAGCGTTGTAAATTGTAACATGCCCGATCAGGGAAGCACTTGTATCATTTCAAATCCAAACAATAAACTCAGTTAAAAACAAGTCGATGAACACACGTTACAGAACCGTTTCAACACAATGGGCATGGTCTCCTGAAAGGTCGACTGTGCAGCACACTGCCATTTTATGCAATGAGAAAAGGGAGTACAGTCAGCATGAAAGCCTCGTAAGTAAAAGTCGCAGAGCCCGAGAAGGCAGTGTCTTTCTCCTTGAACTTCTCAGTCAGACCCTGTAAAATTGTTACAAATGTATGTTAACAGAGTGAAAACAGAACATTGTGCTAGGACTTAACAGCGTCTGTGATGGAATTAGTGCATTACCTTAACTGTGAGGCAGCATCTGCAAAGGCAAACAAAATAGTGTTAGGACTGTAATATAGGCCGAATTGGAATGATAGAAGATATCAAGATTTTAAACTATATCCAATATTAACTTTGAGGTTAGGACTTGCTTGGCTGGGGCTTATAATAAGCCATGACACGTGATCAAAGCAACAAAAGTCTTTTATATTTATACAATTAAGTGGTTTAAAATCCAAGGCTGAAAAATAGAACGATGAGAAAACAACTAGATGGATTCAAAGTTTTGCATCAGAAAACAGAAGTAGAAAGACTAGTTGATGCATACATTATCCTTTTAGTTATTGCCTCAAAATGTGCAAGAAACATCTTAACAATTATATTTGATAGGAAATATCATCTTTAACCAGCCATTTGATCCCAAAGACTACTTTTGTGTCAacaaatgttcaaaaataaaatgttaAAAATAAGGCTGAAACGAATTTGAACCAATCCTATAATTAGCTGACCATATAAACATATGCTAACCAAGtttgagatgattggattttttttttagaaaatgattactccctccatttcacaatgtaagccattctagcattttccacattcatattgatgctaatgaatttagatagatatatatgtctagattcattagcatcaatatgaatgtgggaaatgctagaatgacttacattgtaaaacagaggaagtagatgATTGGATAAGCTAATAGCTTGAACAATTACTAAGAAAGCAATCTGCAAAACATAATTGAAGGAGTCATCTTACTCAATGAAGTTATCATATTCAATGGCTTTGTTCTTGCCCCCAGTCTTGTCAAACTTTGACACAAGCAAGTCTAGCACAGTTGGAGAAACTGAATATCCCAGACTGAGAAGAGCATCACGCAATTCTGTTGCATCAATTTTACCACTTTGGTCACGATCAAACCTCTCGAAAATGGACTGCACAGTACAAGCAGAAAATGCACGTATTCAGTTTCAACAGTAACTTCATTAGTTCCACCGCgcagaagaaaaggaaagctgAAGCTGTAGCATCTCACCCTCCAATTCTGAAGACTGTAAAACACAGAGGTAAATTCCTTGGGACCTGAAAGGATCAAAGACACATATTCAATGTGGTTTACATAAAAACGAATAATATAAGAAATGCTTAAGTTCAAAGTACAGTATCTAGCAATCCAGTATTTGTTAAATCAGGTGCATTTCACAGGTTAGAACTAAAAGTCCAAAATTCCATATACAAGCTCACTAGCTGATAGCCTGAAACATAGCACTGGTTTCAGAGTATACACTGCTCAAGCAATTCAAAGCTCATGATTCAATCTCTAGTTCTCTACACAGAAAACAGATGACAAAAGAATAGGAGAAATGGCATTGATTAAAGTTGCAAATATCTAGTTTTCAGTTTAGCAgtaatttgaaattttaaatagAACTGACTAACAAAAGTAAGTATACAAGGTAACATGTATAAACTATGTGCCAAAGTAGCATGCCCTTTTACTGGAGTAAACCCAAAATTCTTTCTAGATCACAAGCCGGGAGAACTTACAAGTTCATTGTGCAAATAAACTAGTAGTATATGTGTCTATGCTGTACCAAAGTAGACCACACCATGATAACCACACAAGATGAGCTAGGATTTTCCACAATTCTATTGAATCCTATCCCACAAAGAAATTGATGCAATTTAAGAAACTTAATTAAAAGAACCCGCATCCCAACACCTAAAAGTAAACTCCAGCTTTTAACAAGTTGCCACTACATCGTTGCCCCACCACGTTCCCCCGTCTTCCTCCCAAACGACAAGTCCTAGCCGTATGATGCAAACACTGACTACAGCCCTGGCTGGAAGACTCCATCTCCACATCGCAAGCCAAAAGTCGCATACTGGCATCGCAAATACCGTGGGAAGCTTGATAATCCCGCGGAGAGCCACGTGCCAATCGCGTGCCACTCGTTTGACTACACATCGCCCGAAGCACAACCACCATTACGTATGCCGCTGACCAGAACAACGCGCACGATAGCAACCATGGCGCGATCAGACTAACGCACACCATCCCCAAGGCCAGAACTACTCAATTCGCGGGTGAGAGTGAGACGATGAAACGATGAACTTACCAATCTTGCGGACGTTGGTGTTGGTGAAGAGGTACATGAGGAGGTGGACGGTGCGGAGGCTGAAGCTCTGGCTGTACCCGGACAGCGCGGACTGCAGCTCCTTGTCGTCGATCATCCCGCTGCCGTCGCGGTCCGCCGCCTGGAAGCACGCCACCACGTTGGGATCCGTCCCGGGCGGGAACGCCGATGGCACCAGCGACGCGAACGGGCTGCCGTACCCGCCGGGCGCCCCGTacggcgccgacgagggcggcggggccCCGTATGGCGCGCCGTACGGCTGGCTGGAGGGCGGAGCCCCGTAGCCGCCGCCGTAGGACTGGGGCCGCTGGGTGGAGGGTGGGGCGCCGTAGCCGCCTCCGCTGCCGTAGGGCTGGGTGGAGGGCGGGGCGCCgtagccgcctccgccgccgtagTAAGgggcggaagaggaggaggtctTACCTTCCTTGGGAGGCTTCTCGCCGTAGGGCGGGGCGGAGGGGGCGGGGGAGGAGCCGTAGGGCGGTGGCGGGGCACcgtagccgccggcgccgccgtaggGGTAGCCGGAGCCGGGGTTTGGCGGGTAGCCGgccatgggagagagagggattgCGAATTTGGGGAACGAGGGTTATCAAGTCTGTCTGCGTCCTCTGATATTTTGTGTGTTTCGAAATTCAAAATGGAAGAAAGCTGTGGAGGGTAGTACGGGTTATATtaatgatgaagatgatgacgtgGGAAGTAGATGCGGTTGTTGCAGGCTTGAAGATGGTGAGGACACACGGTGTACGCGTGAGTTGTGAAACGACGACACCGTGTACTCCGTCGTATTTGTGAGAACACCGGAACATGTGTCACGTATAGTTGGGTCGAAGGTAGTAGAAGAAAGGGCGTGATGCGCGTGGgcagcgacggcacggccgcgcggccgccgccgaatTGAGTGTGCGGCTTACCTTGGCGCTGCATGTTTCGTTATTCGTTCTTGAACCAAAGGTTGAGCAGTGAGCACGGCACGAAGCATCGGGGACGCGTTTGGTCGACTGGCACACGGGAATACGGGGATGATCCAATGAACGCATGCTTCCTGCTTGGAAGTGGTCCATTCCTCAGTTAAGGCCATTAAGCCAAAGAAATTTGAGCACATGTCACTTGATTCGTCTGCCTCTAAATTTTCATCACCCAATCCACATGCTTTTTGAGATGTGAGTATAactttctccgtttcaggttataaaactttctagtattattatctatattcatatagatactaatgaatctagacacagtgttataacctgaaacgaagggagtactttcATTGGAGGAGtacaggaggaggtggcgggcgGTGTCCCTCGGCAGCGACAACAACGGCAATGTGCGGAGCTTGAGAGTGAGAGGGGGGCATAGGGCCGGCCCTCGGGTGTGTGTGGGATGGGGGCTGCGATTTGGGGGCCCAGAGCAGTGCAACCGCttgaaacccccccccccccaacccagGCCCAACAAGAAGGTGAACAGACACGCCGTGCACGGAAGCCGGAAGCGAAAGGCGAACAGAACGCGATCCTGTGATGCCGCCCATGTCTtctaatcttctcctcctcacgGCACCGAAATCGCGCGGCGCAACAGCGCAAGGCCACGCATGACGCATAAgcacgccggccgccggctTCTCGTTTTCCTTCTGCTGCTCCGCACGACAGTCGACGGCAGTAAGGCACGAGGCGCAATGCAGCTGTGACTCCGTGACCGCCCGGTGGACGCAGCCACTGCCGCCTGCCACCTCTTGAATCTTGATTCAGGTATTACTATTAGCTAGGATCCTATGTGTTTGTGCATTTACATGGTAGCAGCTGGATTAGCTTCGCCCGCTTCAGTTATGTATAGTCATCAGATTAGAGAGTTTGCTATAACAAGCTTTGGCCGTTAACCAATCGTCATATGAAAAATTGAAATTTCGTACCATTGTGATTTTTATCTGTTAATATGTAAATAGCCATGTACCCGTGTATTAATGTATAGTCGTATGTTAGGTTTATTCAGTTGTTCCGATAGGTGGACGAACCGACGAAGGCACTAGTGTGTATTTCCGACTCACTTGCCGTGTGCATCTAGACGCTTGTGATAAACTAATTGGTacgattttaaattttgatttgtaATTTTGTATTGTAATTTATGAGTTAAACTACTataataatgttttttttcaattacCAGGCCATGTTGTCGAGAAAGTATGCATCGAgtagcaagaaaagaaaaaaaagaaaagggtagATGATTAGATAGAATCCCATAAGAAACTTTTGAGGTAACATGTACAATGTTTtatatttaaatattatttCTGAATGCAATTTAAATGTTTACAACATTAATTTAGTATATGTATCTATTGATTGTTATTATATAGTATGATAAGGGCCTCTAAATTTAGTTTCGCACCGGGGCCATAAAAAGTCAGGACCGCCCTGCGGTGGGGGGGGAGGTGAGCCTGGGAGCCGAGCTTGCCCTTGCCCCTAGCTTCGCGTGGGTCTCCAGCACCCACGCACGGACCTAGGACCATTGCTATCATCATTGCTCTCCAGTCCTCCATCGGCTTCTCCCCCGTCACCAGATTCCACAGCCGCCGCCTAGGGGTCCTCCACCTCGTCTTCCTCCACTTCACCAAGCTTCACATATTGAGCTGTTGCGCCTCCGCTTCACTCGGtagctgtcacgcccagaaatttagcccaaatttccagactattttgtgtattaaatccctgtccaggactagccagggtacacaaaacgacaagtaatatacagttccaaacgtaaataaaagcgtaaatacttacagaagaggcacttagtcctcacaccgaaacgaaagcaacagcagcggaaaaaggcaaTCCTAgtggggcttcagctccactccacaggcaaaactcaactgggtcTGAGTCTTGGTCTTCTAAcctcgtcttcagctcagaagcactacacttctgaaaaaggggaataatagcaaggctgagtacaaccaccgtactcagcaagccacaccaacgatgcattcgtgcaaggggatacaaggacggtttatggctatttgcataaaggcggttgtgaaacattttattgagcaaatagtaaaacagtagagtaattaaagtaacattaaatctccactgatcaatgctacgccacgttgaacaggcccaaccaacccacctgaactacagtgcattgagtcggtttattaaggtgggactaatcatggtgaatctggtcgaccgcccataaccacgggcacggctattcgaatagttttactctgatcagaggtgtacaacggtacccacaagacacagctccacgacacgttcccgtgcgccgacatgccaccacgacataccggaaagaggccgtgacagaacctttcgcataaccccctctagccaagcacaccacacctcaggtttcacccccgtccccagcgggcaacgggcagtcccctctcgtgcctaggtgaatccggaagcgacagaggccgtcgcagggcccgccccgctccatcacgcccacccttgcctagatgcgtcagctagaggaaagctacactacaagcccagtcgttgcccacgctggcttgtggtaagtacgaggaattcttccagggtttcccgcgaactggtccttaattgccatgtgtgcgactagcaaaaccatgcacccacagcccaccattcagtcgtattttagttggataattacgaccatgaagcatgtccagatgtctcgagcacgcagctcattctgatactaaaaggtctaatactgtaattatcccatcaactgagctagtggtaattaagcatggctaagcatatagttctagctaggtcacataagtaatatgagctagtcgatttattacccaatattgacaaaggacagatatcaagtaaacatggcacaagcgagcagataggtaaaccctattcccatgtaattagcaagacatgcaattttatttgcaaatgataaaacatttgtaaattaggatcaaaatgcttaaggggaatgtgtgacttgccttgcttcttcaaacaatcttctgaactcttatccttgcgatcgcgatcttccgaaacgacagattctacacgctggcaagCAAAccaaggaaaaactctaataaaaaccaaggaaacagtacatgaaaagtaaacaaacatgtagagctcaattttagatgaattttgcaagttgaatggctcaatttggagttcgaatgaattagatatggattttagaagttttgagccgtttaaatgaatttctagaattattaacgaATTTATTGCGCATTAATGATTaatttctcaaaggaaaagggacgcgctgacgtcatcaaagagGCCGGCGCCGATAGGAGGGCCCCACGAGTCAGCGGCGCAAGAGGAGCGGCCCGCGGTGGACCGAGAGTCCACCGCGGCACAGGCGCGGGTGCACCACATGGACggccacgtggcggccacggcAGACAGGCGGCAAAGGTGGCGCCGACATGGCGCCACGAGGGCACTGACATGGGGCGGTGCCGAACGGCCATGTGGACGGCCCAGATTCACCCGGGGTGAATCAGGCGGCCACAGGCGGGCGGGAGCCGGCTCGCCGACCGGCCGGccgggaagcggcggcgtgcggcccgatggtcgccggcggtgaccaccggcacggcggcacgcgcgggagAGCGGCGGAGAGCGGTGGGAAAGGGGAGGGGGAGCTCACTGAGTAGCACACGGCGGAAgaaggtggccggcggcgagatggcAACGGGAGGCGGCTAcggcggagctcggggcggACGGAGACGATGACGCTCTGGCGACGGGCGGCGCTCAGGAAGAGGCGGACGAGCGGCAGCTGCACGCTAGGATGGGAGGGGAGGTGTTAGGGAGgacggggcggcgacgtggccggcCGGAGCAGAAAGGAAGGGGGGAAGGGCTCACCGGCGCACGGGAAAACGGACGTCCAGAGAGTTTCCGGCGATGGGAAAAGGTGGCCGAGGTTCTCCTTGTCCTTGTGGAGCAGAGAGAGGTGACGGCGTGGACCAAAGCGGTGTTGCGACGCGGCTGGAAGTGGCAATGGCGACGGATagaggtggtgcgcgtggcggcggcgtcccggagGTGGAATGGGAAAATGGAGTAGGGGCCGGGGTGGAGATCGACACGGCGATGCCGATGGTGGTGTCGGCGCGGCTCGGTGGTGGCTAGtgcggcgggagacggcggctgGCTGGAGCACGCCGGTGAGTGGTGGGGAGAGGGAGCGCCGTGGGGAGGTGGTTTCGGCGACGCAATGGGGAAACGGAGGGGTTGCCGGGGTATGGCACGACGCGGCAAAGCCGCTGGTGGCGGTCGCgcggagcggcagcggcaggagCAGCGGTGGCGACCGGCTGGaggatcgccggcgagcggcggcaagaGGTGCGACGGTGGCGGGGTGGTTTTCGTGCACGGGAAGGttcgggagagaggggaaaatggagagggaggtgcggggaatgcttttataggggaggggaggtcgGACCGAGCTCGGGAGAGGCGGAGTCGGGGTGGCaaccgccggcggcgtgggcggcatcGTGGGGTGTGGGTGGCAGTTTtggaggggagaggtgggggaTGAGGAGGACGTGGGGCGGCGGGGTCCCACGGCCGGCGGACTCGCGCGCGGGGTGGAGAAGGAGTGCGGaaacggcggcgtcgtggggaggctcgggcggccatggcagcggttggagccggaggaaggggatgacaggtggggccgccggtcccacctgtcggcgaagggagagaggaagggacgCAAAACAGACTTTT harbors:
- the LOC4349736 gene encoding calcium-binding protein CBP-like codes for the protein MAGYPPNPGSGYPYGGAGGYGAPPPPYGSSPAPSAPPYGEKPPKEGKTSSSSAPYYGGGGGYGAPPSTQPYGSGGGYGAPPSTQRPQSYGGGYGAPPSSQPYGAPYGAPPPSSAPYGAPGGYGSPFASLVPSAFPPGTDPNVVACFQAADRDGSGMIDDKELQSALSGYSQSFSLRTVHLLMYLFTNTNVRKIGPKEFTSVFYSLQNWRSIFERFDRDQSGKIDATELRDALLSLGYSVSPTVLDLLVSKFDKTGGKNKAIEYDNFIECCLTVKGLTEKFKEKDTAFSGSATFTYEAFMLTVLPFLIA